The sequence GCTTTTGCATTCCTCTATAAATGCCGACAACTATTGGCCTTGCATCAGGTATGTTCCTAATCATACACTGAATCGGCCACAGATGGATTGTTCCCGCTCTATCTAAAGCACATCCATCTGTGCTGaaatctaattctaattccctATCTGGTGAAAAAGAAGCATTCCTAATATACTTCACAATTTCAGCTTCGACATCAAAATGAATATACTCCCCCGGTTCTACAACATATGTAGGAACACGAGTCCGTGGAGTATCCAGGACAGTCCTAATATCCTTCGGGAGGTTGGTAAAGCAGGTATGGGTCCGAAGAAGGGTAAGTGAATTCTTACCCTGaatatgattgatattgttagCAACACAATAGGAAGCCAAACTTTCCTGAAATGAAGTTTCAGGAACCGCTTCAGAACTACAGAATACTGAAGaagacaaagaagaagaagaagaagaagaagaagaggaacgagAACTGTCATCCACATCTACACCATGGATGGCATCAATACCACCTGCGTAATCTGT comes from Osmia lignaria lignaria isolate PbOS001 chromosome 8, iyOsmLign1, whole genome shotgun sequence and encodes:
- the LOC117610920 gene encoding uncharacterized protein LOC117610920 isoform X1; its protein translation is MGYVHDEHIEKPIRITRLLHSSINADNYWPCISFDIKMNILPRFYNICRNTSPWSIQDSPNILREVGKAGMGPKKVSGTASELQNTEEDKEEEEEEEEEERELSSTSTPWMASIPPA
- the LOC117610920 gene encoding uncharacterized protein LOC117610920 isoform X3, which translates into the protein MGYVHDEHIEKPIRITRLLHSSINADNYWPCISFDIKMNILPRFYNICRNTSPWSIQDSPNILREVGKAVSGTASELQNTEEDKEEEEEEEEEERELSSTSTPWMASIPPA
- the LOC117610920 gene encoding uncharacterized protein LOC117610920 isoform X4 yields the protein MGYVHDEHIEKPIRITRLLHSSINADNYWPCISFDIKMNILPRFYNICRNTSPWSIQDSPNILREVGKAGTASELQNTEEDKEEEEEEEEEERELSSTSTPWMASIPPA
- the LOC117610920 gene encoding uncharacterized protein LOC117610920 isoform X2; protein product: MGYVHDEHIEKPIRITRLLHSSINADNYWPCISFDIKMNILPRFYNICRNTSPWSIQDSPNILREVGKAGMGPKKGTASELQNTEEDKEEEEEEEEEERELSSTSTPWMASIPPA